The Carassius auratus strain Wakin chromosome 30, ASM336829v1, whole genome shotgun sequence region ATGCATTTTGGGACTTGGGGACATGGATGCTGCTGTGTTTACTATGTTGGAATGATGATATAACGTTTTGTTTgctttgtacagctaaaaatatgTAACAATGGCGAAAgcttgttgtgtaattaacttCCATGATCGTACTCATGACCGGCATGGAAAAAGAATTTCAAATGGAGTTTGATTTTTCAGCTTTCCCACCTGGAAACGTCACCAAACAAAGCGGCGTCGCATGTCTTGGGTAGCAGCAGTAAGAAAGAAAACCATCACCTTCAACAACATTTCCCAAAACACGCTCGTTTGTTCACGTCATTTACACAAAGGTAagttaagttgttttttttacgACTAGCTTTGGTCTGGTTCATGTGAAAGAGCCCTGACACtggtgtgtattgtttttttgtcaaTGTGCATGCACTCTTGTCTGTGTTGAGTGTTCATTTCCTCACCATACGCTCGCATCTTCTGTTTTCTTTGGTTGTGTTCTTGTGTCTGCCCTACATTGTTTTGCTCTGATTCATTATTCAGTAAAGCCCTTTGCTTTCTGTTTGAGTCATCTTTACCCGCAATATTGACAAACACTGTTAACTGGCTGAATAACTACATAACCAATGgaataatttgatctttttttttttttaggcaaacCCACCGATGAAATGCTGGACTGCGATCCTGACTGGGTACCATCATCACATCTCAGGCACACAGAAGTTAAAGCAACACACTCAGTGCAGTTTAACCGGAGTACAAGGAGACTGCAAGCTGTCACAGGGGATCAAGCTGCACCTGCACCATTAGATGTAGCTGGCCAGACGGATGAAGCTTCGACAGCAGATGATGCTTCACAAATGGATGACACAGACTCAAATGAAAACACTGCAGAACAGCAGGAATGCCATCTTTGTAGATGCAGGCGTGCTGAATATAAACGTTTGCTGGAGGAGAACAGGAGACTGAAGGAAGAGCTCGCCCAAAAGAGAATGGATGAGGATTCTTTTAAAGATGATGATGCAAAGGTGAAGTACTACACTGGGCTTCCATGTCTAGCGCTTCTGATGGGTGTGCTGACACAGCTTGTTCCCTGCCTGCCACAGACCGGCCGAAAACTCTCACCTTTTCAGATGCTCCTTTCAACACTGATGCGCCTCAGGCTGAATCTCCCAATTCAGCACATTGCATACCTCTTCTCTGTGGATCGAAAGACTGTGTCCACAACATTCAGAGATACCATAGGTTCAATGTTTAGTCATCTCAAACCCTTGGTGCACTGGCCAGAGAGACATTGCTTGCAGGCCACCATGCCACATCACTTTGTAGAGGCTTTTGGGAGTCAAGTAGCAGTTATTGTGGACTGCTTTGAAATTCGCATTGAAAGAGCATCAAATTTCAAAGCTAGAGCACAGACATTTTCCCACTACAAACAACGGCACACCCTTAAATATCTCATTGGTATTACACCACGAGGATCGATCTCTTTCATTTCCCAAGGGTGGGAAGGTGATGTCAGTGACAAGCATGTGACTGAGAATAGTGGCCTTCTTAATAAACTATTGCCTGGGGACTTGGTGTTGGCAGAATGTGGAATGGACATCAAAGACAGTGTTGGACTCGTGTGTGCAGAAGTGAAAATACCTGCATCCACAAGAGGATGCAGCCAGCTGGAAGCAAAAGATGTGGAGGAAACACACCGGATAGCTCACCTCAAGGTTCATGTGGAGAGGATGATTGGATGTGTACGCACAAAGTACAACATACTCAATGGAATTGTACCAGTCAGCATGGTACTCCCATGTCAAGGTGAAGACATGACCTTCCTGGACAAGATCGTGACTGTATGCTGTGCCTTGACTAATATGTGCCCCAGCGTTGCCATGAAACcataaactagggctgtcaaaagaTTTGATCACCATTAAATCagatccaaaataaaagtttgtgtttatcaatgtttgtgtactgtgtatatttaagcacacacacacacacacacacatatgaatataCACAAACCTACgttatataaataacttttattttagatgtgatTAATCTATTTGACAGCCTTACATTAATAAACGTTACCTATGCGTGAACATCATATCCTGCATTATCAGTgtaatgcatattgcataccaccgGTTacaataataaactgaaaaaatgaataaattcggTATTTGTGCATGATAACACACTGAGGTAAATGTGTACAGTTTACAGTAACACATATAACATACAAAACAGGTAAAGAGGCAGTGTAACACATAAAAGGTAATTAGTTAAACAAGTATCAAGACCACAGGTAAggcaataagtaaaaaaaaacaaaaaaagttaaaaaatgatttaacatGCATGTGCACACTCTACTTGGCCACTGGAGCTGAGGATCATTAAGGTGTTGAGAGTTCAAAACCAAATATCTATAATCATGTTATATGAACAGGCCTCACGTTAGAGAGATAGATAacgttagacacacacacacacagaccatgggcagacagatagataaacagTAAGTAAAATAAACCTCTCATGACCAAAATGTGCTACTGATGTGTCAGAAATGTGCGTTTTATTACATATCTTTGTGCGAACAACCATTTTCTGCTTGTTGACGCGGAAAATCTGAAGGTCCTACACCCATCCTTTTGTAAATTGCAGGTGGGCCTCGagagatttataatgttttaattgtttgtaTTGTCAGTGCGTACACATTTGAGCAAAGTAAAACAAATACACAGGGAAAGTAACGTGGTGTAGCTCGTTGAGATCATCGTACCACTCTCTGTGTTCGTACGGATCGAGTTCATTGATTGTCTTGATTTTAGAGTAAAATAAAGTTACCACAActttgcttccttgttgagtttttctttatatgtaatcttacacttgatcATTATTCGGTCCATTATTATTCCTATTTATTATTGCGGTGTACTAATTCAATGACGGCTGATGAACTTGTCCCTAATAATGGCTGTgactacccagaatgcaatgcgcagtgacgtagCTTCCCAAGCTCCATTCACGAGTACACGAGTTATGCTTGACCTTTACTAACCTGTGTGACTAGCATATTATTCGTTCATTATGGGAGTTCATATGTCAAGAAAAGAGATCCCTGATGAAATTGTTAGATATTGGTCTGCTGTAGCATCCTCTCCTCTCCTCGGCTGGTTTGGGACAAATAACGTGAGGAGGGTTAGTGCTACTGTTTCCTGTCATGTCTGTACTATTATGATGTGCAGCAGAGGGACTAAAGTGTACTCTTCAATCTCACTTTTGATATTTGCCATAAGGTATCTCTGGTATGTCACTTCCATTTGAACCAGATCTGCATCTCTAGTTTGCAGTTAGTTCATTCCCAGTGGTCTCTTGAGTACATCATTACATACTACACATAGAAAAGAAGTAAATCTTTTTGATTCCTTATTTGTATCAGCAGTATTAAGTGAGGTATTAAGAACCCTAAATAAGATATTAAATGGTAAGTTAGTCTAGGTCTAACCTGCATAATACAAATGTCAGCCTGGAATGCAAGTTAAAGGACTAGACAAATGCTTTGTTTTATAGTTTCACCTGACCTGGTTTTAGAAACTTTTTATGAATATAGCATCATGTCGAAGATGGTTCGACCACCTCATGCATATTAAAAAGGTATGTActtgttttaaacattaattggTGTTAACAAATTTGATTTATATAATCAGAAACTGGACTCTATCTATCAGTGCTCTCAAAcagattaattgcaattaatcgcatccaaaataaaagtgtttacataaaatgtgtatgttacatgtgtacataaataaatacacatacatgcattcaTCTGTTGTTCATATATTGACCAATAAAACATTGaagtattcataaaaataatatttatcttttaatattaattttaatcagTGTAAAagtatggaaataaaaataacaaaaaagtgtgggcTTAAAGGGTATATTACACAAAGTAATGTTTAAAACAAGTACATAACTAgctttttaatatattacaatttccataaatgtgcatttGTGGGATTTTTCTTATGGCAGGGTGCTGATGTCTGGAGATGTGAATAACACTGACTGTTCGAGATGCCACATGCTGCAAGTACTTCACATTTTGTGTTTTACTGGATCTACATTGCATAACGAAATGAACTTATCCATTTAAGGGGGAATATTTGCCCTCTGGAACTGATTTCAATGGGCATTTATTGCCTTTGTATGGGCAGTTTTTATAATTACCTAACTaattgtttctgtgttgtttttatattagttaaatataatcatttacttacatatATCAGAATAATATACCAAAACAAATGCCATCTTTTTACTGCAAAGGTTGAACAGAAACCACATACACACGGACTGTTTTTTTGTTGCTCAAATATGGCTTACATGTATTTTCActataaatgcataatatacagtaaatagacTACATAAAggatataaatttatataaaaaaataggaaCTCCTTACATGGTAGGGCTGCAATTTTATGactacatttttgttgttgattattGCTCTTGATATTGTAAGAATGATTATTAATGTTGACTAATAGATTACatgcaaaacatgtttttgtgtttggggAAACAGCCCATTAAACTCTGGCTTTACGGTTAAGAAGCACTTCTAaacattgattgttttttttttgcattagaaaATCAAgactttatattacttttttcagtaacttgAAAAACAAAACCACTATTTACACGGGGaggaaattaattacagaaagcAATCATAAAACAATGAAGAATTCTGAATCTAATGcaaattatacacacttgaaaaAACTCATTTTAGAATCATTGAAGCGGTCTACACTGTGCAAAGAATTACATGCAATGAATTTTCCTGTGTGGTTTATAATGAAAGAATTTATGACAGTGCAGAATTCAGTTCAACAGAAATATATGAttagttaaaaattaaatgttgcaaaaaaaacaaaaactaaaaaaaaaccacaaagaCATGATGCAATGTGACCAGACCATATCAATTGCAACAGAAATGTATGCAGGGTTACATTTTTTTTGCCCCAATCCCCTATTAATTTCCAACCCTGTTGCATGCTCATGTTTACTGATTAACCTTTTAAATCACTTGGAGTTTGAAGGCGGTGGAGCTGTTAATTTCTGCAGGGGCACGTTTGGAAAAATCCTCAGAGGAACTTGGCGTTGAGATGTGCTGGTAAGAGGGATTATGTTTTTATACAGAAGTTAATTTCACCTAAGAGGGCACTTGATAAAATGAACATGTCCGATGAACATGTTAACCAATATCAATGTCTTCTTAATATAGATTGTGTTTTTTCAGTCTTGCATTCCTTGGAGACTCAGAACAGATGGAGGTGTTGAAGAAGGCTGGAGtcagttttaatgtttctgaTGCTCACGGTCGAACTCCCCAACATGTGGTGAGGTTTTCTCAGAGATGTTAAGTAAATCTTATTCCTATGATAAGCATCTAAGCCTGGCTCATCTTTTTTCATTTACTTAAGGCGGTGTGTAGCGatcaacatgaaatgtttaagttCTTTATCCGCAATGGATCCGGTCTTGAGGTATATGGACATAAAGAATTTCAAACACTGGTTCATCtctcaaaagtttggacacatcactgatctataatacagaacatatatagatcagtgggacATTTTTTGGCcaatacattagaataatatcAAGTTATCAAAACACTTATCAAAACAACAAGATTCATGCTAGGTTTTCTATCAGTCTTAAAGCAGTTCCCGtacaattaattgaaattaaatcgcAAAGAAAATTTTTCAATTTTCATCATAGTAAAGTATATTCATAAGGAAATGCTAATCGACATGGCCATTATCACTGCTTAGATTACAGTGAAATATTGTGTgccttaattattctgtttaagaagccacatcatctcatagaaggatttatttcaaacactcaaaatatgttattaaatgtggtattttcacatggtttaagatggagcagcatttactacacagagccgtaattcactgagaAGAGACACAAACATCTGACATCTTAAGATAATATCATCTGTGATTATGAAGGTGATTTGACATAACTTATcagagaactacggctctgtgtagtagatgctgctccacctgaaagcaggtgatgaagATTTTACTGCTAAtaacagaaccggctttactgtgtaaatgtgcatgacaatcgATTTGTTTGATTAATAGTGCAGCCATAGATCATTATAACAgctggaaaatgtcatttttgggttgtgtctaaaaaaaaagagctgataaaaaaaaatacttaatgtaTGCACACAAATACTGTTAAAACGCTAAGCACTATAATGACATAACATTCACAAAGGAGTCTGGAGCGATACACATATTTACGTAGATTTTGAGGTGCATTACCTTGAAAGATTAAAGTAATCCACAGCATCCTCAGCGGCTCAGATGTTTGGAGAAAATTAAGACTCTTATGTTCAGTCTTGCATCCAAACACATAGCATCGGGATTGCTTTGACATTGATGATGTTACAGCTGCTGGAGTGCAGAGAAAATGGAGGACAGCGAACAGCCGCTGAGCGTGGAAACTATAGCAATGCAGAGCTGTCAATCAACCCCCGTGGCCCGGCCCTATACACTGTGACGTCACACTGCATGAGAATCAAAAAGGCAGGCCTAGTGGGGGATTCAAAAATGAGGAgcgggtggatttttatcattgtagggtggttgtgttcacacactgcaaacacacatttatgcCCAAAGTAGATTGTGCATAATGGTTTCCCTTTAAGGTCATGAGAAAGCCAGATGTGTCCTTACTTCTGTcatgaatgcacacacaaaacgagagatccaatagcagtgtTTAATGGGAAATCCAAAATCAAAATCCAAAACAGGCAGGAGGTCAAAACCAATTAAAGCAgtccaaaaaacaagaaaaacacaagggaacaTGAGAAAGCtgggtgacggaaaacaaggacttCATGAACAGATAGAAAACAGACCGGTTTATATAGATAGATGAAGACAATGAAAGTAAAGACAGCTGAGTGAAATTagcaggtgtgcaattaaccgtgatgaagggacaaggcttgtgggaaatgtagtgcctgcagtggggtgcctatggggaagtgagaccactagtggatcACTGTtaggaacgttactttaaaaaaataattagttgtagttactcactacttgttccaaaaagtaactgagttagtaactgaattactctataatagaagtaactcgttaccagggaaagtaactatttgcgttactgtttaaaaaaaaaagttgctatatgtcaaagaatttgtattttttgagcagttttaacaagtcagttgaaatgagtagaatagacaggtgttcgtacataacttttgatattttttgcaCGTCagcagacagcaagagttttatcctgcacttcaagtattatctttgtaagaaaagtgttttttggccactagctttgtaggtGCGTGTGTCGTTGTGAGATGCTTCATTAAATTAGAGTTGCTTACAAAGGATGTCGACAAAGTCTTCGCTCCTGGACATAAtacacacattacatgcacgtgtttgcctttgaccacaatgaatttgaagtagtgcttatatctccaccttgaaaatgccaacttttcatcggattgctcctgactcgctaTCTTTGCTGCTGCGAATCtgtttagctgttgcgtgtgtgtgtttggcgcagCTGGCGCGTGTGCTGGCATGtgcgtaaaaacactggctctgattggctaccatgaaacacatgactctgccttagccaatcataatcgcttatctcgttattaacccacctcctcactagctgtgtgagccaggggtgcgttcggattataCAGTTTATTCAAttaatgcatagtaacgcacagcatttaacgtccagtaatgttaacggcgttataacgatgggaaaagtaattaattacattaccccattactgaaaaaataagcgttattccaaacactgtagtggacacccagggaaacagagaccagacactgtgacattaccccctcctctaaggagcagctaccagatgctccaccgaacacaagaacaaaccaaggaacacagagacagaagggaggtggactggtggaggatAAGGGGGatggccaggtccatagagggaaacagaggtggaaaaaacaaaacaaaaacaaaacaaagaggccAGGAGGGAACTGAAAGTTCAGGGTCCCAGGACAGCGCAGACAGGGCAGGAATtcagggtggagcaggtggacTGGAGCCCACCGGGATGGCGCAGatggagctggagcccaccacagccgagcagacgtGACTGATGCCCACCAGGGCAGTGCAGAGAACCACCACCGCCCTGCGGTCAAGACAGaggcccaccagggcggtgcagagtactaccacagccgagcagacgagacagaagcccaccagggtggcgccgaagaccaccacaactgtgcggttgagacagaagcccaccagggcggcgcagaggaccaccagAGCCATGCGGTAGAGATAGAATCCTACTagggcggtgcagaagaccaccacagtgggatcgatggcacaggagagcaagtctggttaggtaagcctgaaatagagaacatgaacaggttaagggtggcctccgtggccctgaggagatggtagatggtctccatggccatgacaggacaggcagtgagttcctggatggcctccatggccCTGACAGGATAGGATGAGCGCTCAGGAAGTttggctgagatgtgacgaggctctggaagttccacagagacatgaagaggctctggtaattcagcagagacgtggagaggctctggtagttcagcagagacgtgaagaggctctggtagttcagcagagacgtggagaggctctggtagttcagcagagacgtggagaggctctggtagttcagcagagacgtgtaGAGGCTCttgtagttcagcagagacatggagaggctctggtagttcaacagagatgtggagaggctctggtagttcagcagagacgtggagaggctctggtagttcagcagagacgtgtagaggctctggtagttcagcagagacatggagaggctctggtagttcaacagagacgtggagaggctctggtagttcagcagagacgtggagaggctctggtagttcagcagagacgtggagaggctctggtagttcagcagagacgtggagaggctctggtagttcagcagagtcgtggagaggctctggtagttcagcagagacgtggagaggctctggtagttcagcagagacgtggagaggctctggtagttcagcagagacgtggagaggatctggtagttcagcagagacgtggagaggctctggtagttcagcagagtcgtggagaggctctggtagttcagcagagacgtggagaggctctggtagttcagcagagacgtggagaggctctggtagttcagcagagacgttaagaggctctggtagatccatagtgacttgaccttgcccaggAAGATCAACTCCTGACTCCTGAGGTCTACCTGTGGTAGTGCTTGACTCatgagtgttaatggtgacttgacctgactatggagggtcaacggggacctgactcgactctggaagggcAACGGGGATCTGACTCACCTGtggctgccatcttgtgcagtggtgctgggccggcAGCCATCATGTCTGGAGAGACGGGTGTGGTCTGTGTATCCCATTGACTACGATGTTGAAGGTAACTGATGAAaacccaaaagtccaggatctccagcCCCTTCATTTCCCACCCCGGCAAAGGCTCATCCAGGCAGTCGTTGAATAGGTCCTTCAGGGCCTCATCATTATACCCCAGCCCCACTGCCATTGTCCAAAAGACCTGAGCCAAACCACCCACCTCACTCCCCTTCTGACGGAGGGTGGTTAGGTTTGACAGTCTCCCCATCCGCCCCTCTATGGTGGTTGGGGAACGGATACGAAATCGCACACCACTGGATCTGGACCttatggagtccttctgtcaagAATACACATACGAAacgagagatccaatagcagtgtTTTATTGGAAATCCAAAATCCAAAACAGGCACGAGGTCAAAAACAATGAAAGCAgtccaaaaaacaagaaaaatgaaaaacacaaggAAACATGAGAAACCCGTGTGATGAAAAAAGGATAGAAAACAGACCGGTTTATGTAGATAGGTGAAGAAGATAacagtggagacagctgagtgcaattaacaggtgtgcgattaaccgtgatgaagggacaaggcgtgggaaatgtagtgcctgcagtggggtggatatagggaagtgagaccactagtggaaacacagaccagacactgtgacaacttTTGGTTGTGTAGGTATATAAAAGCACCACTGTACCTGTATTTAAAGCatcattatttcatttttctctGAAATGACAGCAAAGAGACAGGTTCAACAACAGGCCTGTAGATGATGCTCAGAGACTAGGCTTACAACACATGGTGGAGATGTTGAGGTTTTAGGCTCACTGGGTGAACAAGGCCACAGATGGCACCAAGCCCAGAAGGAACAGCAGGTGTCTGTACTTTTAAGAGAGTTTAAAGTTCTTCgtcattagctttttttttttcagatcataacatctttttgcataaaaaaaagttttaattccaatttttaaaagcattactacaaaaaagactggaggaataagttctttctttcttacttttttagatgttattttattttttttgcttaggttaatgaaacaataaaagattcctaacattattttcaaaataattatttattcagtattCTGGGTTTTTCTTTTTCAAGTAGGTTATAGTTTTCTTCCAGTTTGATATTAATGTCCAAGACAAAAAGAGGTGAACTCATTTTATTTGATATGGGTTTCCAGTTCTGAACATGTGAATAGCAAATATCATTCGCCATAGTAAAAAACAAACTATAGATATAATACTTGAACAGTTTTGAAACTGGACAAAAATTAAAGGTAACAACAGATTCTGGTGTCTGACAGCACTCGATAATGACATTATAATTACACCCTTAATGCTTTCAGTGGTTCATTAGATTTCTACCATATTTCAATTCAGGTGGCTTTTAACAACATAAACATGACGTGCACAAAAATGAACATTGATAACAAAATACaacatgttaaatattttatatggtccaaaacaaacatttaaataaacagagcGCATGAGCAATTTAAGATGTACAATGAGTGAGGCAGCAAACAAAGccaaaaggtttattttttagtCTGAATGTTCAACACTACCAGATGCCAGAATCTGAAGTTATACAAGCATCTTCCACCTCAGCCTTGCACCCATGCCATCAACGGCACTATCACACAGTGTAAGGAtatccattatttttatttaagaggCATACTACAGGAGACAATGTTTTACCAGTGTAACACTGACAAGAATATAACTATGCCATGTGTATTGTATTGTTTCCATATTAAAAGCTCATTTCAATCTCTGTAAAGTGAGTGGTGCAAAAACACAGTTACAAAAGAAAAGGCACAATAATTTGGCCATTCGGTGCAAGATTAAGGTGAACCAGGAGAAGAAATA contains the following coding sequences:
- the LOC113049753 gene encoding uncharacterized protein LOC113049753 isoform X2 → MEHNYSLPFAAGSLYKNKSHKHKRRRTGQPDDPRRFWDKKRNKTRINIGVAFIKWRELRDKLQLDRDADLACVLIESFPVWKHHLGSQVSELTKRRRMSWVAAVRKKTITFNNISQNTLVCSRHLHKGKPTDEMLDCDPDWVPSSHLRHTEVKATHSVQFNRSTRRLQAVTGDQAAPAPLDVAGQTDEASTADDASQMDDTDSNENTAEQQECHLCRCRRAEYKRLLEENRRLKEELAQKRMDEDSFKDDDAKVKYYTGLPCLALLMGVLTQLVPCLPQTGRKLSPFQMLLSTLMRLRLNLPIQHIAYLFSVDRKTVSTTFRDTIGSMFSHLKPLVHWPERHCLQATMPHHFVEAFGSQVAVIVDCFEIRIERASNFKARAQTFSHYKQRHTLKYLIGITPRGSISFISQGWEGDVSDKHVTENSGLLNKLLPGDLVLAECGMDIKDSVGLVCAEVKIPASTRGCSQLEAKDVEETHRIAHLKVHVERMIGCVRTKYNILNGIVPVSMVLPCQGEDMTFLDKIVTVCCALTNMCPSVAMKP